In Gallus gallus isolate bGalGal1 chromosome 6, bGalGal1.mat.broiler.GRCg7b, whole genome shotgun sequence, a single genomic region encodes these proteins:
- the LOC112532694 gene encoding bone morphogenetic protein 7-like, which translates to MAGGRFWPWMGLAWMLVLAQLGALPLTSGPRDEVQAAALQRLREVFDIEELPPDVLPRKKPPQFMVDLFNKVADANGITRAPGLLEGDVVRSFEDRAPVEQDRFFFDVSAMERGEQVLKAELRVFKLRRRRVARRADPQHFCKVEVYELLEGGSNPHKKNLIASRLLSLYSEGWEVFNVTQTVSKWVGSSNSNHGFLITATQLLSNRIEHNLVAFAKGQSNLQESRNALLVLFTNSNKRRSSSFVPSSAKLNPAKNDALLRMPRETLIIKNSSESKSRRPRAAAVPSSKSQVTACHRRELYVDFHAIGWSGWIIYPSGYNAFYCRGSCLFPLGESQNATNHATVQSIVHTLKLSQDVSTPCCVPDELMSLNLLYFDDKENVVLKNYKDMVATRCGCH; encoded by the exons ATGGCAGGCGGGCGGTTCTGGCCCTGGATGGGGCTGGCCTGGATGCTGGTGCTGGCGCAGCTCGGAGCCTTGCCCCTGACCTCTGGGCCGCGGGACGAGGTGCAGGCGGCGGCGCTGCAGCGTCTGCGGGAGGTGTTCGACATCGAGGAGCTGCCCCCCGACGTGCTGCCCCGCAAAAAGCCGCCGCAGTTCATGGTGGATCTCTTCAACAAGGTGGCCGACGCCAACGGCATCACCCGCGCGCCCGGTCTGCTGGAGGGAGACGTGGTGCGCAGCTTCGAAGACCGAG CTCCCGTGGAGCAGGACCGCTTCTTCTTCGACGTCAGCGCCATGGAGAGGGGCGAGCAGGTGCTGAAGGCCGAGCTGAGGGTGTTCAAGCTGAGGAGGAGGCGCGTGGCCAGGAGAGCCGATCCGCAGCACTTCTGCAAA GTGGAAGTGTATGAGCTACTGGAGGGTGGAAGTAatccacacaaaaaaaatctcattgcATCGAGATTGTTGTCTCTGTACTCGGAAGGCTGGGAAGTATTCAACGTCACACAGACG GTTTCCAAGTGGGTCGGAAGCAGTAACTCCAACCATGGCTTTTTGATAACTGCAACACAATTACTCAGCAATAGGATTGAACACAACCTGGTTGCATTTGCAAAGGGACAGAGCAATTTGCAGGAGAGCAGAAATGCTCTCCTTGTCCTCTTCACCAACAGTAATAAACGGAGGTCTTCCAGCTTTGTACCCTCTTCTGCAA AGCTGAACCCTGCTAAAAATGACGCTTTGTTACGCATGCCTCGTGAAACTCTGATAAtcaaaaacagcagtgaaagcaaGAGCAGGAGACCTcgggctgctgcagtgccttctTCCAAAAGCCAGGTAACAGCATGTCATCGAAGAGAACTCTATGTTGACTTCCATGCTATTGGCTGGTCAGGATGGATTATTTACCCAAGTGGATACAATGCATTTTACTGCAGAGGCTCCTGTCTTTTCCCCTTGGGGGAAAGTCAAAATGCAACAAACCATGCCACGGTTCAGTCCATAGTCCATACGCTTAAACTGTCTCAGGATGTCAGCACACCCTGCTGTGTTCCAGATGAACTGATGTCCCTCAATCTCCTCTACTTTGATGACAAAGAGAATGTGGTTCTTAAAAATTACAAAGACATGGTGGCAACAAGGTGTGGTTGTCATTaa